The sequence AGCTTCCGGGAATAATCCCATCTGTCCCTGGGCAGTTTGTTCCTCCTGTTGCGGCTGTTCCTGAGCGCTCGGCTGCTCCTTTTCTGCTTCATCTTCAGCGAAGGCCGCATCCTCAACCGCATAAGGCATATCGTCATCAATGTCAGGCCCCGTCAGAGCAGGATGGGAGCCCGAGAAAGGCGAGCTACCACCACCTGGGCCGAGTGCC is a genomic window of Bacillota bacterium containing:
- a CDS encoding helix-turn-helix transcriptional regulator produces the protein MDKRQLFAKRLRELRKSKGLTQKELGRRLNVTEAAVGMWEQELPGIIPSVPGQFVPPVAAVPERSAAPFLLHLQRRPHPQPHKAYRHQCQAPSEQDGSPRKASYHHLGRVP